CGATCCTGGACATCTGCATGGGCCATCACATTGAACTGGATCACGCCTGCGGCGGCGTCTGCGCGTGCAGCACGTGCCACGTGCACGTCCTCGAAGGCCTGGACTCGTGCAGCGAGGCGACCGAGGAGGAGGAGGACGAGTTGGAGGAGGCCTACGACCTCAAGGCCAACAGCCGCCTGGGCTGCCAGTGCGTCCCGAGCGGCAAGAAGTCGGTAAAGATCCGCATCCCCAACTGGAACCGCAACCTCGCCCGCGAACCGCACGGTGCGGAAGGAATGACGACGAAAGAAAAATGACGAATGGCGAATGGCGAATAGCGAATAGCGAAACACAAAGGCGGCGATCCCGCTTCTCTTCTTTCGCTATTCGCTATTAGTAATTTGCTATTCGTCCCGTAAGGGACGCACCCATGCCCAAGAAACTCACCTGGCTCGACTCTGAAGACATCGGCATCCTCCTGCACGAGCAGAGGCCGGAGACCGACCCGCTGACGGTACGGTTCACCGACCTGCACGATTGGGTCATCGCTCTGGACGAATTCGGCGACGACCCCAAGGCGTCAAACGAGGCCAAGCTCGAAGCGATCCAAATGGCGTGGCTGGAAGAATTTCAGTCTGCGGACTAATCGTGTGGCACCGGCTAATAGCCGGTGTGATTCTTGATTCAGCCCTTAGCTCGCGGCGCTGGCGAAATCCGCCGCCCGAATCCGCTCGCCGTTCTTTGCCGCCGACTCATCGCTGGCCAACCACAAGAACGCCTGGAGCCACTCGCTTTCGTCGCTCCGACCGGTCCCGGCGGGCGCGGCAACTTCCACGGAATTGACCCGGACGCCCGACCCCTTCAACTCCGTGGCCAAGAGCCGCGTCAGCCCCTCGATGCTGTGCGTGGAAACCAGATACGCCCCCCACTCCGGCCGCGCCGACGTCGTCAGGCTGCTGGTCACATTGATGATCGAGCCGCACCCCTGCCGCGTCATCCACGGCAGGACCTCGCGGCAGAGCAGGTATGTACCCGTCAGGTTCGTCGCGATGACGTTGCGCCAGGGGTCGATCGGATAATCCACGACCGGCGTCTTGGGCCCGGTGATCGCCGCGGCGTTGATGAGTACGTCAATCCGGCCAAACCGCCGGATAACACGATGGACCGTGCGGACCACGTCGCCCTCATCGCGCACATCGCAGGGCACGATGAAGAGCCGCTCTTCCTCGGCCGCCAGACTCTGGCGCAGCGGCGTCAACTCGGACACGCGCCGGACCCCGATGGCCAGCGAAGCCCCCTGGTTAAGAAAAAGCCCCACGAGCTGGCGGCCCATGGCCGTCGTGGCCCCGGTGATCAGAACGACCTTACCGTGAACCGACACACGCCCACCTCCCTCACGACGAGAATAGGCGAGGAATTCCCGACGCCTACCATCTTACCGGCTTGGTCAGGCAATTCCAAGCGCAAATGCACCCGGTTTGAGGGGTTATATGGCGCGGGTTATACTCGCCTTTTGTAGATCAGCCGCTCCTGGCTGCTTCGAGGACCGACCAATGCCGCACGTATCAGTACTGGAATCGTCACTGGCGGCCCTGGTCGTCGTGGACGTGCAGGAGCGGATGCTCGGGGCGGTCACC
This window of the Phycisphaerae bacterium genome carries:
- a CDS encoding 2Fe-2S iron-sulfur cluster-binding protein; the encoded protein is MGGQNPYIKDTDHRVEQKYTLTVIDEKGTEHVLEIDPAKIPYEDHGLPGSILDICMGHHIELDHACGGVCACSTCHVHVLEGLDSCSEATEEEEDELEEAYDLKANSRLGCQCVPSGKKSVKIRIPNWNRNLAREPHGAEGMTTKEK
- the iscX gene encoding Fe-S cluster assembly protein IscX translates to MPKKLTWLDSEDIGILLHEQRPETDPLTVRFTDLHDWVIALDEFGDDPKASNEAKLEAIQMAWLEEFQSAD
- a CDS encoding SDR family NAD(P)-dependent oxidoreductase, with the protein product MSVHGKVVLITGATTAMGRQLVGLFLNQGASLAIGVRRVSELTPLRQSLAAEEERLFIVPCDVRDEGDVVRTVHRVIRRFGRIDVLINAAAITGPKTPVVDYPIDPWRNVIATNLTGTYLLCREVLPWMTRQGCGSIINVTSSLTTSARPEWGAYLVSTHSIEGLTRLLATELKGSGVRVNSVEVAAPAGTGRSDESEWLQAFLWLASDESAAKNGERIRAADFASAAS